The Corallococcus exiguus genome includes a window with the following:
- a CDS encoding Immediate early protein ICP0: METSTPTTSSGDRTRIGSPPVGLPPEADGGAPLESGAEPGEPGLPGGEGTEAGASPEGGDVGPRSVRVGIPNRGPRSDGTGRAPRADAGTGFESSGAATQTPRRKGGDGFRTPGSIPTTASPYLGAGEARGPVLDVESLIPSDLNDLESHLAVGKRFASDGALLSAQVRPSSLPSSDRVARLWAFFAAYAEAAAAHPPAAEGKAAFEQALKDQGFAHLQDAHTGQNGVEAGMWVMDAPTPEEARERADAVRLEPPPDVRHSEQAAPLTPGLYHPLPGAFVRRDAQGHPLQNDDPRDRHGTDRRLGGRMFWNVLHTFRAGEDTEDSAVTQAQWDRMIFGAVLAMVGLALAAIALVSSL; encoded by the coding sequence ATGGAGACCTCCACCCCCACCACCTCGTCCGGCGACCGCACCCGCATCGGCTCCCCGCCCGTGGGACTTCCGCCGGAAGCCGATGGTGGCGCGCCGTTGGAGTCTGGCGCGGAGCCCGGCGAGCCCGGCCTCCCCGGTGGCGAAGGGACGGAGGCCGGCGCCTCTCCGGAGGGTGGTGACGTGGGCCCCCGTTCGGTCCGCGTCGGCATTCCCAACCGGGGCCCTCGCTCCGACGGGACGGGTCGGGCCCCTCGGGCGGACGCCGGCACGGGCTTCGAGTCCTCCGGCGCGGCCACCCAGACGCCCCGGCGCAAGGGCGGCGACGGCTTCCGCACGCCCGGCTCCATCCCCACCACCGCCAGCCCCTACCTGGGCGCGGGCGAGGCGCGCGGGCCGGTGCTGGACGTGGAGTCGCTCATCCCCTCTGACCTGAACGACCTGGAGAGCCACCTCGCGGTGGGCAAGCGCTTCGCGTCGGACGGGGCGCTCCTGTCCGCGCAGGTGCGGCCCTCGTCGCTGCCCTCGTCGGACCGGGTGGCCCGCCTGTGGGCCTTCTTCGCCGCCTACGCGGAGGCCGCCGCGGCGCACCCGCCCGCCGCGGAGGGCAAGGCCGCCTTCGAGCAGGCCCTCAAGGACCAGGGCTTCGCCCACCTCCAGGACGCCCACACCGGGCAGAACGGCGTGGAGGCCGGGATGTGGGTGATGGACGCGCCCACCCCCGAGGAGGCCCGCGAGCGCGCGGACGCCGTCCGGCTGGAGCCCCCTCCCGACGTGCGCCACTCCGAGCAGGCCGCCCCGCTCACCCCCGGCCTCTACCACCCCCTGCCCGGCGCCTTCGTGCGCCGGGACGCCCAGGGGCACCCCCTCCAGAACGACGACCCCCGCGACCGCCATGGCACCGACCGCCGGCTGGGCGGCCGCATGTTCTGGAACGTGCTCCACACCTTCCGGGCCGGGGAGGACACGGAGGACTCCGCCGTCACCCAGGCCCAGTGGGACCGAATGATTTTCGGGGCGGTGCTGGCCATGGTGGGCCTGGCCCTGGCGGCCATCGCGCTCGTCAGCTCCCTCTAG
- the hemF gene encoding oxygen-dependent coproporphyrinogen oxidase yields MTATVDVEGLKGRMAAFIQKLQDDICGALEELDGQGRFREDAWSRPGGGGGRSRVLEDGAVLEKAGVNISIVHGELEEAFARKLQGEGRTFWAGGLSLVLHPKSPHVPTVHANYRFIHQGGRAWFGGGADLTPYYLDEADAAHFHRAHKAACDAHDPTYYPRFKAACDSYFHLRHRGEARGLGGIFFENMGGDLEREFAFVQACGNSFIPAYLPIARKHKDTPVTEEQRYWQEVRRGRYVEFNLVYDRGTIFGLETQGRTESILMSLPPRVRWRYDYHPEPGTPEGRLVEVLRNPREWA; encoded by the coding sequence ATGACGGCGACGGTGGATGTGGAGGGTTTGAAGGGGCGCATGGCCGCCTTCATCCAGAAGCTCCAGGACGACATCTGCGGAGCGCTGGAGGAACTGGACGGCCAGGGCCGCTTCCGCGAGGACGCGTGGAGCCGCCCTGGAGGCGGTGGCGGCCGCAGCCGCGTGTTGGAGGATGGCGCCGTCCTGGAGAAGGCGGGCGTCAACATCTCCATCGTCCATGGCGAATTGGAGGAGGCCTTCGCCAGGAAGCTCCAGGGCGAGGGGCGCACCTTCTGGGCCGGTGGCCTGTCGCTGGTGCTGCACCCGAAGAGCCCGCACGTGCCTACCGTGCACGCCAACTACCGCTTCATCCACCAGGGCGGGCGCGCGTGGTTCGGCGGCGGCGCGGACCTGACGCCGTACTACCTGGACGAAGCGGACGCGGCGCACTTCCACCGCGCGCACAAGGCCGCGTGCGACGCGCACGACCCCACGTACTACCCGCGCTTCAAGGCCGCGTGCGATTCGTACTTCCACCTGCGCCACCGGGGCGAGGCGCGCGGCCTGGGCGGCATCTTCTTCGAGAACATGGGCGGCGACCTGGAGCGCGAGTTCGCGTTCGTGCAGGCGTGCGGCAACAGCTTCATCCCCGCGTACCTGCCCATCGCGCGGAAGCACAAGGACACGCCGGTGACGGAGGAGCAGCGCTACTGGCAGGAGGTGCGCCGGGGCCGCTACGTGGAGTTCAACCTCGTCTACGACCGGGGCACCATCTTCGGCCTGGAGACGCAGGGGCGCACGGAGTCCATCCTCATGTCGCTGCCGCCGCGCGTGCGCTGGCGCTACGACTACCACCCGGAGCCCGGCACGCCCGAAGGCCGGCTGGTGGAGGTGCTGCGCAATCCCCGGGAGTGGGCCTGA
- a CDS encoding anti-sigma factor family protein, whose protein sequence is MAGNPACERFVPLLSPYIDGEIAPGERVNVERHLAACRDCTGRAADLRAESGLLRVGLDMAVDDVDFKDFAQKVMARVTPEKPPLIERMRLALSEMFLYQRTAMISSLATAAVVMLVALPLVLRDNAPEGYAAERMTVKSIQSYQGARVAPVVMETEGGGSIIWMVDEQEQAPEPVKEKKPGAVESQDSSVEQDGQGGQPTPAPSVPPRPTGGAL, encoded by the coding sequence ATGGCCGGAAATCCCGCGTGTGAGCGTTTCGTACCGCTCCTGTCTCCCTACATCGACGGTGAAATCGCTCCTGGGGAGCGCGTCAACGTGGAGCGGCACCTGGCCGCTTGCCGGGATTGCACAGGCCGCGCGGCGGACCTGCGCGCCGAGTCCGGGTTGCTCCGGGTCGGCCTGGACATGGCGGTGGACGACGTCGACTTCAAGGACTTCGCCCAGAAGGTCATGGCCCGGGTGACGCCGGAGAAGCCGCCCCTCATCGAGCGGATGCGGCTGGCCCTGTCGGAGATGTTCCTCTACCAGCGCACGGCGATGATTTCGTCGCTGGCCACCGCCGCGGTGGTGATGCTGGTGGCCCTGCCGCTGGTGCTGCGCGACAACGCGCCGGAGGGCTACGCCGCCGAGCGCATGACGGTGAAGTCCATCCAGTCCTACCAGGGCGCCCGCGTGGCCCCGGTGGTGATGGAGACGGAGGGCGGCGGCTCCATCATCTGGATGGTGGACGAGCAGGAGCAGGCCCCGGAGCCCGTGAAGGAGAAGAAGCCGGGCGCGGTGGAGTCCCAGGATTCGAGCGTGGAGCAGGATGGCCAGGGAGGACAGCCGACGCCGGCTCCGTCCGTCCCGCCCCGGCCCACCGGAGGAGCGCTATGA
- a CDS encoding FtsX-like permease family protein yields the protein MRALLARSSLRHLGGHPWLTALSLLGIAMGVAVVVSIDLASGSALRAFEQSTDVVAGRATHQIAGGTSGLPEGVYTALKLRPDSPDAAPVVQGFVQVEGGNHRTLTLLGLDPFAEAPFRDFSSGGAVGDVGTLLTRPGTVVMGAKTARSLGVKAGDTLPVMVTGLRRELRVSALLTPSQETTERALESLLIADISTAQEVLGQEGRLTRVDLRLKGGEAQAAALKATLPPGAELVQTSGRAGTVEQMTRAFRTNLTALSLLALVVGMFLIYNTMTFSVVQRRGMLGRLRAVGVTRGELFAVVLGEALLLGMVGTAAGLLLGILMASGLVGLITRTINDLYFVVNVRRLSLEPFTLIKGLSLGLGATVLAALVPAWEAARAAPVTALRRSTVEDVSRNRAPRLAVMGLIILALSAAVLAWPTQALMPAYAGLFGVLLGSALLVPWVTEKLTVAAARPLGAMFGPLGRMAARGVTASLSRTAVALAALMVAVATTVGVGLMVSSFRGTVAAWLESALQADVFVSPPSLVARRGDSSLVPGLAEKLRSTPGVEASGSIRVIHVRINDVDTDLLAVDFAKGHERTYRFKEGRAEDVWRQLDASPDALIVSEPFAFHRGVHAGDTLRVATDKGPHDFRVAGVYFDYGSDVGTVLMPRATYEHWYEDRGVSGLSLFAAPGQDVDELVARVRDRAGGEQALNVRANRALRQASMEVFDRTFTITQVLRLLAIGVAFVGVLSALMSLQLERAREFAVLRATGLTPGQLWGMVSLQTGLLGLLAGLFSVPLGLALAYVLVHVINQRSFGWTLQLVVAPGVVGQALVLALVAAALAGLYPAWRMARANPAMALREE from the coding sequence ATGAGGGCGCTGCTCGCACGCTCCAGCCTGCGGCACCTGGGCGGGCACCCGTGGCTCACGGCGCTGTCGCTCCTGGGCATCGCGATGGGCGTGGCGGTGGTGGTGTCCATCGACCTGGCGAGCGGCAGCGCGCTGCGAGCCTTCGAGCAATCCACCGACGTCGTCGCGGGTCGCGCAACGCATCAAATCGCAGGAGGCACCTCCGGTCTGCCGGAGGGCGTCTACACGGCGCTGAAGCTGCGGCCGGACTCACCAGACGCGGCGCCCGTGGTGCAGGGCTTCGTGCAGGTGGAGGGCGGCAACCACCGCACGCTCACGCTGCTCGGCCTGGATCCGTTCGCGGAGGCCCCCTTCCGGGACTTCTCCAGCGGGGGCGCGGTGGGGGACGTCGGCACGCTGCTCACGCGGCCCGGCACGGTGGTGATGGGCGCGAAGACGGCGCGGAGCCTGGGCGTGAAGGCCGGGGACACGCTGCCGGTGATGGTGACAGGGCTTCGCCGGGAGCTGCGCGTGTCGGCCCTGCTGACGCCTTCGCAGGAGACGACGGAGCGCGCGCTGGAGTCGCTGCTCATCGCGGACATCTCCACCGCGCAGGAGGTGCTGGGCCAGGAGGGCCGGCTGACGCGCGTGGACCTGCGCTTGAAGGGCGGCGAAGCGCAGGCCGCGGCGCTGAAGGCCACGCTGCCGCCGGGCGCGGAGCTGGTCCAGACGTCCGGGCGCGCGGGCACGGTGGAGCAGATGACGCGGGCGTTCCGAACCAACCTCACCGCGCTGTCGCTGCTGGCGCTCGTGGTGGGGATGTTCCTCATCTACAACACGATGACGTTCTCCGTGGTGCAGCGGCGCGGGATGCTGGGCCGGCTGCGCGCGGTGGGCGTGACGCGCGGTGAGCTGTTCGCGGTGGTGCTGGGCGAAGCCCTGCTCCTGGGCATGGTGGGCACCGCGGCGGGGTTGCTCCTGGGCATCCTGATGGCCAGCGGACTGGTGGGCCTCATCACCCGCACCATCAACGACCTGTACTTCGTGGTGAACGTGCGGCGTCTGTCCTTGGAACCGTTCACGCTCATCAAGGGCCTGAGCCTGGGCCTGGGCGCGACGGTGCTGGCGGCGCTCGTCCCCGCGTGGGAGGCGGCGCGAGCGGCACCGGTGACAGCGCTGCGGCGCTCGACGGTGGAGGACGTGTCGCGCAACCGGGCGCCCCGGCTGGCGGTGATGGGGTTGATCATCCTGGCCCTCTCGGCGGCGGTGCTCGCGTGGCCCACGCAGGCGCTGATGCCGGCGTATGCGGGGCTCTTCGGCGTGCTGCTGGGCAGTGCGCTGCTGGTGCCTTGGGTGACGGAGAAGCTGACGGTGGCGGCGGCGCGGCCGCTGGGCGCGATGTTCGGTCCGCTGGGACGCATGGCGGCCCGAGGCGTGACGGCGAGCCTGTCGCGCACGGCGGTGGCGCTGGCTGCGCTGATGGTCGCGGTGGCGACGACGGTGGGCGTGGGCCTGATGGTGTCCAGCTTCCGAGGCACGGTGGCGGCGTGGCTGGAGTCCGCGTTGCAGGCGGACGTGTTCGTGTCGCCGCCGTCACTGGTGGCGCGGCGCGGGGATTCGTCGCTGGTGCCGGGGCTCGCGGAGAAGCTGCGGTCCACGCCCGGCGTCGAGGCGAGCGGATCCATCCGCGTCATCCACGTGCGCATCAACGACGTGGACACGGACCTGCTGGCGGTGGACTTCGCGAAGGGCCACGAGCGGACGTACCGCTTCAAGGAAGGGCGCGCGGAGGACGTGTGGCGACAACTGGACGCGTCACCGGACGCGCTAATCGTGTCGGAGCCCTTCGCGTTCCACCGGGGCGTTCACGCAGGCGACACGCTGCGAGTCGCCACTGACAAGGGGCCGCACGACTTCCGCGTAGCGGGCGTGTACTTCGACTATGGCTCGGACGTGGGGACGGTGCTGATGCCGCGTGCCACGTATGAGCACTGGTACGAGGACCGGGGCGTGTCCGGCCTGTCCCTTTTCGCCGCGCCCGGACAGGACGTGGACGAACTGGTGGCCCGCGTGCGCGACCGCGCGGGCGGTGAGCAGGCCTTGAACGTGCGCGCGAACCGGGCGCTGCGGCAGGCGTCGATGGAGGTGTTCGACCGCACCTTCACCATCACGCAGGTGCTGCGCTTGCTGGCCATTGGCGTCGCGTTCGTGGGCGTGCTGAGCGCGCTGATGTCGTTGCAGTTGGAGCGGGCGCGCGAGTTCGCGGTGCTGCGCGCGACGGGGCTCACGCCGGGACAACTGTGGGGCATGGTGTCGTTGCAGACAGGCCTGCTGGGCTTGCTCGCGGGGCTGTTCTCCGTGCCGTTGGGGTTGGCATTGGCCTACGTGCTGGTGCACGTCATCAACCAGCGCTCGTTCGGGTGGACGTTGCAGCTGGTGGTGGCGCCGGGCGTGGTGGGACAGGCGCTGGTGCTGGCCCTGGTGGCAGCGGCGCTCGCGGGACTGTACCCGGCGTGGCGCATGGCGCGCGCGAACCCGGCCATGGCGCTGCGGGAGGAGTGA
- a CDS encoding alpha/beta hydrolase, with amino-acid sequence MDGESTAPFTLGRGPDACLLLHGFTGSPWEVRPLGEALAARGMRVVAPRLPGHGTTPEAMLGVDFRDWQACADEALASLSGHRRVFVAGLSMGALLALRLAAHQPEAVHALALVAPAVRFRGARMALVRQLCRTPLLEWTTPWVDKGGTDISDPEVLAKAPVLPAFPVARLRDLCRLQDLALADAPRVRCPVLVATAEQDHVVDPEGGRWLARRMKACPQVRHVAYPEGFHIIPRDVSGARLAREVGDFLQPWRAEEDFRSRPDWPEQDAPPP; translated from the coding sequence ATCGACGGAGAGTCCACCGCGCCCTTCACGCTGGGGCGGGGGCCGGACGCCTGCCTGCTCCTGCATGGTTTCACCGGCAGTCCCTGGGAGGTGCGTCCCCTGGGTGAGGCCCTGGCGGCGCGGGGGATGCGCGTGGTGGCGCCCAGGCTTCCGGGCCACGGCACCACGCCGGAGGCGATGCTGGGCGTGGACTTCCGCGACTGGCAGGCCTGCGCGGACGAGGCGCTGGCGTCGCTCTCCGGACACCGTCGCGTGTTCGTCGCCGGACTGTCCATGGGTGCGCTCCTGGCGCTGCGGTTGGCCGCGCATCAACCGGAAGCCGTGCACGCGCTCGCGCTGGTGGCGCCCGCGGTGCGCTTCCGGGGCGCGCGCATGGCGCTGGTGAGACAGCTGTGCCGCACGCCGCTGCTCGAATGGACCACGCCATGGGTGGACAAGGGCGGCACGGACATCTCCGACCCGGAGGTGCTGGCGAAGGCGCCGGTGCTGCCCGCGTTCCCGGTGGCCCGGCTGCGCGACCTGTGCAGGCTGCAGGACCTGGCGCTGGCGGACGCGCCCCGGGTGCGCTGCCCGGTGCTGGTGGCCACCGCGGAGCAGGACCACGTGGTGGATCCGGAGGGCGGACGCTGGCTCGCGCGGCGGATGAAGGCGTGTCCCCAGGTGCGGCACGTGGCCTATCCGGAGGGCTTCCACATCATCCCGCGCGACGTGAGCGGTGCGCGGCTCGCCCGGGAGGTGGGGGACTTCCTCCAGCCGTGGCGTGCGGAGGAGGACTTCAGGAGCCGACCGGATTGGCCGGAGCAAGACGCGCCACCGCCGTGA
- a CDS encoding hybrid sensor histidine kinase/response regulator codes for MNEAQAGWVAASGSVPPPLHELLQQLPAFFGLYRGPGHHIEFSTSTRLPLLDTRGQVGIPLREACPQLEGPGWHDAWDRVFATGEALHLREASARACPADEELFFNLSLLPRRDAQGKVEGVLAFAVDVTELVSTRRAAWTTAAWRTERLQAMTAALSEALTPAQVVEVAAREGALAMGALTGLVVVPEGTSLDVFERAAAHGFAPGELEGWQRFEVSATCPLTDVTRTREPCALGSWTECMARYPRLAQLSRERTLLAWASVPLVSGGRVFGALGLGFGDARDFDAPERAFLLTVGRLCAQALDRARLYDEERAARSVAEAASRAKDAFLATVSHELRTPLTSILGWSQMLRQGLLGEDKRQRAVEAIERNARAQRQLIEDLLDISRIANGRLRLEPVPLELGHVVEAALDVVRPTALARELTLDVSVDEDGVPLFGDPDRLQQVVWNLLSNAIKFTPHGGHVTVSARTCDEGAELVVRDDGEGIPTDFLPFLFQRFHQADTGVSRQHGGLGLGLSIVRHLVELHGGTVTAVSEGLGRGATFTVVLPNSRVGTAPGSLRVPRPVEGLTLPRFPELEGQRVLVVDGQPDAREWMSVLLTRVGAHVLTATNVTDAMDEVRRSPPTVLVTDVTLAGEDGYSLLYRLRALPWESGGGVPALAVTAAARREDRDRALRAGFSAFVTKPLDAVELLTAVARLAPANPVGS; via the coding sequence ATGAATGAAGCCCAGGCCGGGTGGGTGGCGGCGTCCGGCAGTGTGCCCCCGCCGCTGCATGAGCTGCTTCAGCAGCTCCCTGCCTTCTTTGGCCTCTACCGTGGCCCCGGCCACCACATCGAGTTCAGCACCTCCACGCGCCTGCCGCTGCTCGACACGCGAGGCCAGGTGGGCATCCCCCTGCGCGAGGCCTGCCCCCAACTGGAAGGCCCCGGCTGGCACGACGCCTGGGACCGCGTCTTCGCCACCGGAGAAGCCCTGCACCTGCGCGAGGCGTCCGCCCGCGCGTGCCCCGCCGACGAGGAGCTCTTCTTCAACCTGTCCCTGCTGCCGCGCCGCGACGCGCAGGGGAAGGTGGAGGGCGTGCTCGCCTTCGCGGTGGACGTGACGGAGCTCGTGAGCACCCGCCGTGCCGCTTGGACCACCGCGGCCTGGCGCACCGAACGCCTCCAGGCGATGACCGCCGCGCTCTCCGAAGCGCTCACCCCCGCGCAAGTGGTGGAGGTGGCCGCTCGCGAAGGCGCCCTCGCCATGGGGGCCCTCACCGGCCTGGTGGTGGTGCCAGAAGGGACGAGCCTGGACGTCTTCGAGCGCGCCGCCGCGCATGGCTTCGCTCCCGGTGAGCTGGAGGGCTGGCAGCGCTTCGAGGTCTCCGCGACCTGTCCCCTCACGGACGTGACGCGCACCCGCGAGCCCTGCGCGCTGGGCTCGTGGACGGAGTGCATGGCTCGCTACCCGAGGCTCGCGCAGCTGTCTCGTGAGCGGACCCTGTTGGCCTGGGCGTCCGTGCCGCTGGTGAGCGGCGGGCGCGTGTTCGGCGCGCTGGGCCTGGGCTTCGGCGATGCGCGCGACTTCGACGCGCCGGAGCGTGCCTTCCTGCTGACGGTGGGCCGCCTGTGCGCGCAGGCATTGGACCGCGCGCGCCTGTACGACGAGGAGCGCGCGGCCCGGAGCGTCGCGGAGGCCGCCAGCCGCGCCAAGGACGCGTTCCTCGCCACGGTGTCCCATGAGCTGCGCACGCCGCTCACGTCCATCCTCGGCTGGTCGCAGATGCTGCGGCAGGGCCTGCTGGGCGAGGACAAACGACAGCGCGCGGTGGAGGCCATCGAGCGCAACGCCCGCGCGCAAAGACAGCTCATCGAGGACCTGCTCGACATCAGCCGCATCGCCAACGGCCGCTTGCGCCTGGAGCCGGTGCCGTTGGAATTGGGCCACGTGGTGGAGGCGGCGCTGGATGTCGTCAGGCCCACGGCGCTCGCGCGCGAGCTGACGCTCGATGTCTCCGTGGACGAGGATGGCGTGCCGCTGTTCGGCGACCCGGACCGCTTGCAGCAGGTGGTGTGGAACCTGCTCTCCAACGCCATCAAGTTCACTCCGCACGGCGGCCACGTGACGGTGTCCGCGCGCACGTGCGACGAGGGCGCGGAGCTGGTGGTGCGCGACGACGGCGAGGGCATCCCCACTGACTTCCTTCCCTTCCTCTTCCAGCGCTTCCATCAGGCGGACACCGGCGTGAGCCGCCAGCACGGCGGCCTGGGCCTGGGCCTGTCCATCGTGCGGCACCTGGTGGAGCTGCACGGCGGCACCGTGACGGCCGTCAGCGAAGGGCTGGGGAGGGGCGCCACGTTCACGGTCGTGCTGCCCAACTCGCGCGTGGGCACGGCCCCGGGCTCCTTGCGCGTGCCGCGCCCCGTGGAGGGCCTGACGCTGCCGCGCTTCCCGGAGCTGGAGGGCCAGCGCGTGCTGGTGGTGGATGGCCAGCCGGACGCGCGCGAGTGGATGTCCGTGCTGCTCACCCGCGTGGGCGCGCACGTGCTCACCGCCACCAACGTCACCGACGCCATGGACGAGGTGCGCCGCTCTCCGCCCACGGTGCTGGTGACGGACGTGACGCTGGCCGGCGAGGACGGCTATTCGCTCCTGTACCGGCTGCGCGCGCTGCCCTGGGAGTCCGGAGGCGGTGTGCCCGCGCTCGCCGTCACCGCCGCCGCGCGCCGCGAGGACCGCGACCGCGCCCTTCGCGCGGGCTTCAGCGCCTTCGTCACCAAGCCGCTCGACGCGGTGGAGCTGCTCACGGCGGTGGCGCGTCTTGCTCCGGCCAATCCGGTCGGCTCCTGA
- a CDS encoding ABC transporter ATP-binding protein, translating into MPSSPPDSRPLVELRGVTKSYAEGDSVREVLSGTSLSLHRGEFVVLLGRSGSGKSTLLNLISGIDQATHGEILVEGRDLGRMPERDRTLLRRERVGFIFQAFNLLPTLTVEENVRLPLELLGRSSAEASARARELLERVGLGTRANSFPDRLSGGEQQRVAVARALSHAPPLLLADEPTGNLDEETGGQVLDLLEGLTRQGNACALIVTHEPAMAERADRVLTMENGRLVERPGGARGRGTP; encoded by the coding sequence ATGCCTTCCTCTCCTCCCGATTCGCGGCCCCTCGTCGAACTGCGCGGCGTCACCAAGTCCTACGCGGAAGGCGATTCCGTGCGCGAGGTGCTCTCCGGCACGTCGCTCTCCCTGCACCGGGGCGAGTTCGTGGTGCTGCTGGGCCGCAGCGGCTCCGGCAAGTCCACGCTGCTCAACCTCATCAGCGGCATCGACCAGGCGACGCACGGCGAAATCCTGGTGGAGGGCCGCGACCTGGGGCGCATGCCGGAGCGGGACCGCACGCTGCTGCGCCGCGAGCGCGTCGGCTTCATCTTCCAGGCGTTCAACCTGCTGCCCACGCTGACGGTGGAGGAGAACGTGCGGTTGCCGCTGGAGCTGCTCGGCCGCTCGAGCGCCGAGGCCAGCGCGCGGGCGCGGGAACTGCTGGAACGGGTGGGCTTGGGAACGCGCGCGAACAGCTTCCCGGACCGGCTCTCCGGCGGAGAACAGCAGCGCGTGGCGGTGGCGCGAGCCCTGTCCCACGCCCCGCCGCTGCTGCTGGCGGACGAGCCCACGGGCAACCTGGACGAGGAGACGGGCGGCCAGGTGTTGGACCTGTTGGAAGGGCTCACCCGGCAGGGCAACGCGTGCGCGCTCATCGTCACGCACGAGCCCGCGATGGCGGAGCGCGCGGACCGCGTGCTGACGATGGAGAACGGGCGTCTGGTGGAGCGCCCCGGCGGCGCGCGCGGCCGGGGGACGCCATGA
- a CDS encoding RNA polymerase sigma factor, whose product MATDDLTLVKRVRSGDQRAFKLLVERYQRKVYAVALGMLKDKEEAMDVSQEAFVKVYKYLDHFKGDASFYTWLYRITSNICIDVLRKRRGGGESVEFDETQEVDLSEARIGALGSRLGTNPQKSALRKELAEKIQEALATVPEKHRAILLLREIEGMSYEDLARTLDIPKGTVMSRLFHARAKVQKILGDYLELDEAKSGVGNE is encoded by the coding sequence TTGGCCACCGACGACCTCACACTCGTCAAGCGCGTCCGCAGCGGGGACCAGCGCGCCTTCAAGCTCCTCGTCGAGCGTTACCAGCGCAAGGTGTATGCCGTCGCGCTCGGAATGCTGAAGGACAAGGAGGAGGCGATGGACGTCTCTCAAGAGGCGTTCGTCAAGGTCTACAAGTACCTGGACCACTTCAAGGGCGACGCGTCCTTCTACACGTGGCTCTACCGCATCACGTCCAACATCTGCATCGACGTGCTGCGCAAGCGCCGCGGCGGCGGCGAGTCCGTGGAGTTCGACGAGACGCAGGAAGTGGACCTCTCCGAAGCCCGCATCGGCGCGCTGGGCAGCCGCCTGGGGACCAATCCCCAGAAGAGCGCCCTGCGCAAGGAGCTGGCGGAGAAGATCCAGGAGGCCCTGGCCACGGTGCCGGAGAAGCACCGCGCCATCCTCCTGCTGCGCGAAATCGAGGGAATGTCCTACGAGGACCTGGCCCGCACGCTGGACATCCCCAAGGGCACGGTGATGAGCCGGCTCTTCCACGCGCGCGCCAAGGTGCAGAAAATCCTGGGGGATTATCTGGAGCTGGACGAAGCCAAGAGCGGAGTGGGCAACGAATGA
- a CDS encoding DUF3467 domain-containing protein, translating into MADTPTKPPEVQLQVQMTEEVSNGQYSNLVLTNHTDSEFVLDFLYVQPQQPLARVRSRIITSPRHAKRLLKALQENVQRYEARFGAITLGEDEGPKH; encoded by the coding sequence ATGGCCGACACTCCGACGAAGCCCCCTGAAGTGCAGCTCCAGGTGCAGATGACCGAAGAGGTGTCCAATGGCCAGTACAGCAACCTGGTCCTGACGAATCACACGGACTCGGAGTTCGTGTTGGACTTCCTCTATGTCCAACCTCAGCAGCCCCTGGCCCGCGTCCGCTCGCGCATCATCACCAGCCCGCGCCACGCCAAGCGGCTCTTGAAGGCACTCCAGGAAAACGTGCAGCGCTACGAAGCGCGCTTCGGCGCCATCACCCTGGGCGAGGACGAAGGCCCCAAGCACTGA
- a CDS encoding chaperonin yields MATKTQKQTIQRKARQMKAKTVKAVSSAGKQAKRVQVTLGDLIAAAFDTVGGEARKVARVVSSTDMTLATGKHIVFVG; encoded by the coding sequence ATGGCGACCAAGACCCAGAAGCAGACCATCCAGCGCAAGGCCCGTCAGATGAAGGCGAAGACGGTGAAGGCCGTGTCCAGCGCCGGCAAGCAGGCGAAGCGCGTGCAGGTGACGCTCGGTGATCTGATCGCCGCGGCCTTCGACACCGTGGGGGGCGAGGCTCGCAAGGTGGCCAGGGTGGTCTCGTCCACCGACATGACGTTGGCGACCGGAAAGCACATTGTGTTCGTGGGGTGA